One Setaria viridis chromosome 3, Setaria_viridis_v4.0, whole genome shotgun sequence DNA window includes the following coding sequences:
- the LOC117849925 gene encoding uncharacterized protein translates to MSMMMSSYTLPSLVPAAPPRAPEKFSPAALQLRKQRAAAVASPGAALPWAPWKLPRALRLACHAQPPYDIPPSALVTHKTGNHRTWKINDDDDRITLEFDVGYKTEEGKLEVATTKDQALLIIRYTGDRGDDSPATSLDARLLMPPGYDGNKVMKAEILPNGWLEVVIAKPKQEPVNIKVTKQNKTDS, encoded by the exons AtgtcgatgatgatgagctcctacaCCCTCCCGAGCCTggtgccggcggcgccaccgcgggcgCCGGAAAAGTTCTCTCCCGCCGCACTGCAGCTCCGCAAACAGCGAGCAGCAGCGGTGGCATCGCCAGGCGCGGCTCTCCCTTGGGCCCCATGGAAGCTGCCCCGGGCTCTTCGCTTGGCGTGCCATGCGCAGCCGCCTTACGACATCCCACCGAGTG CCCTGGTGACCCATAAGACGGGGAATCACCGCACCTGGAAGATCAACGATGACGATGACCGCATCACCCTCGAGTTCGACGTGGGATACAAGACGGAGGAGGGTAAGCTGGAGGTCGCAACGACCAAGGACCAGGCGCTCTTGATCATCAGGTACACGGGCGACAGAGGCGACGACAGCCCGGCGACCTCGCTGGACGCCCGCCTGCTGATGCCTCCAGGCTACGACGGCAACAAGGTGATgaaggcggagatcctccctaaCGGCTGGCTCGAGGTCGTCATCGCCAAGCCGAAGCAAGAGCCCGTCAACATAAAAGTCACCAAGCAAAACAAAACAGACTCATAA